A window of Terriglobia bacterium genomic DNA:
CGTGGCGTCGTTCGAGCCGTCGTCCACCACCACGACCTCAAGTTCCGGGTAGTCGGTCTGGAGCGTAGACTTCGTGGTCTCTACGATGATCTGCTCTTCATTCCATGCCGGGATGACAATGGTGACGGGAGGCGTCACGGGCGACTCGCGGATTTCATCCATGTCCTGGTAGGCCAGGCGGCGGTTGTAGAGCCACACCGTTGCCAGGGACAGCACCATCAGCAGCGTGTAGACACCGTTTCCGATAAGGAAATAGGAAACGATGAGGAAGTTGAACGTGTTCATCCCGTGGATAAACACCTGCCGCCACAATTCCATGAGACTACCCTTCCCTCCGGCGCCGGGCGTCTGCCAGAGCCTCTTGAGCAACGATGCGAACTTCAAAATCAGGTTCCTTCACCGCCACCTGCTCCACCCAATGCTGGATCTGAGGGTCAGGCGACTGCCCCAACAACTGAAGAAAGTGTTTGCGCAGTTTTCCGTTCCCTGCCTCATCTTCGAGCGTCGCAACCATGCAGCTGGTCTTACCCAATTCGGCCAGATGCCGCAGGACTGCCGTTTCCCTGCCGTTGCCCGTTTCGGTCGAGCGCGTCAACAGGGCGGGAACCAGGCCCGCGCGCTGGAACTCATCCGCAATCTGTTCCCGGCTGTACCGATCGCGCGTGGAAAGAAAGTGGGTGGTGAGGAGGTCGAGGCCTGGCTGCCCGAAACCTCTCAGCGTCCGCACCGCCGTTTCGCGCACCCGCCAGTTGGGGTCCGTGAGTGCCTTTGAAATTCGCGCGGCGTACGGAAGGAACCTGTCGCCGACAAACGACCTCACTGCATGCAGCCTGACAAACCATACAGGATCCTCCAGCAGCTTGAGCAGCATCGAAGCAGCACGCTCTCCGGCAAGGCGCGCAATCACCGGCGCAGACCGGGCCCGAACGTCGGGATTGTCGTCAAACGGCAGGTCTGCCAGGAAGATCTCTGCCATCTCATCGTTGAAATTCCTGTTGTCCAAACGGAATTCCGGCCTGCCGGAAGCTTCCCGCTCCACTATTTCCCGCATAACGTCCGTGGCCAGAAAGCGAATTCGCGGATTGGTGTGCTGAAGTGAATCGCGCAGCTTGCCGGCGCTCTGGAGCGAAAAACCCACCAGCGCGGATTTTAAGGTTCGCACCGAGAGGTTGGAGGCGGGATCCAAAACCGCCTTGTGGAGACGATCGACCAGGGGCAGGAAGCTCCCGGGGTGATGGATCGCAGCAAGCGAGCGCACGGCCACCACCTGAAGGTCCGGATTGGGACCTTCAAGCGCCTTGACCAGCAGGGGCCAGCTCGCCTCATGGCGAACCAGTCCCAGGTTTTCAGCGCTCTTGGAACGAACCAGGAAATGCAGGAATTTGACCCGCCTCAGCAGCCCCTGTGGATTGTAAAGGGCTTCACGCAATGAGGCGTGGTCAATCTGCCCCATGAGACGTTGCTGCCAGATCTTGACCAGCCCGAGGTCTTCGCAAAGCCGCCTCAGCGTCGGCTCTTCCGCAGGCGTAGCTTTCTTTTCGAGACAAAGCCGTTCGAGAACGGAAAGGCGATCGGGGCTAGAGATCCCGCGCAACTCCTCAAGCCCGCCAGAATAATCGAGACGCCCTGAAAGGACCCCCGCAACGATGGGACCGTATCGTTCGCGGAACGTGTCAACCCGATTGAAGAATTTTTTGCGCCGGTGCCGGCGGTGGAAAACGACCCCGATCAGAAAAAAGTTTCCCAGCAGAGCAAGAATGAAAAATGCAAGGACCAGCAGAGTTACGTTTTCGATCAAAAATGGCATAGCGTTCGAGGGCTGGCGTTAAGCCCTCTTGTCCCGTGTCCAAACTTCTGGGCTATCGCGGGCTGCGGCGGAGGTCCTCCACCTCCCAGTTATCGGCTGTCGAGGGAAAATGATGAGCGGGATTCAGAAGAATCGCGGATGAAGGCGGGCGCCGCCCCGGAGGAGCAGGTAAGGTCAGGCAGGTTACGGCGAGGCAGGTAGAGGCTACCTCGATGAGAGAGACGATGGGAGCCTGCGTCGAGAAAGGTCAGTGAGTTTAGTGGCTTTTATAGCCTTGATGGAACGGGCCAATCCCGATGGGCTGAAAGGAGTTCAATAATGGTGCATGGCAGAAGCTACTGCTTAACCGGAAGCCCGGCCTTTTTCCAGCCGGTCAGACCGTCCCGGTAAACGTTGACGTCACCAAAGGGGAACCCTTGCGCCAGCAGAATGCGGCCTGCTGACCGGCTGAAGGCGCAGATGTCGCCGCCGGATTCGCCTCCCTGATAGAGCACAATCATCTTGTTTTTGGGCAGGCGGGTCCATTGCTGCTCAAAGGAATCTATCGGCATATTGAGGGCCCCCGGGATATGCCCTGCCTGAAAATCGCTTGCGGTCCTCACGTCTACAAACAGGGCCTGAGAGTTGGCGTCGTAGAGTTTCTGTGCCTGCGACGTCCCGATCATCTTCGGCTGGCGCTTCTTGGCCTCGTCCTCGCTGCAGGCTGCCGCGGAGTTTTGGTAGCCCGCAAGGAGATTGGATGTCCCTCCCAGGACCGGCATGGTGTCCGTTGAAGTCTTGGACGGCGTTTGGCTGGGGACGGATTTCTGGCTGGCCTTGTTTTTTTCGGCGGGGGCCGACGCCGGTTCGGCAAGCTTGGGGCCGCCGTCCGGGGCGGAACCTTCCACGGCGGCTATTTTCAATTCGTTTTCCACGAGTTGAGCAAAGGTCGGATAAGGCATGGGCCCCACAGTCATCTGGCCGTTGATAAAAAAGGTGGGAGTGGCGTGGACTCCCAGCGCCCTGCCGTCCATGAGGTCCTGGTCAACCCGTGATGCCATTTCGCCTTTCTGAAGGCAGGCGACAAATTTCTGCGAGTCGAGCCCCATCTCGCCTGCATACCGGTTGATAGCCGGCAGGGTTAAATCTTCCTGGTGATCGTAGAACATGTCCACCGCCTGCCAGAACTTGCCCTGCTGGCCCGCGCATTCAGCAGCCTCTGCTGCCTTCTCAGACTCGGCATGGACGTTAACAAGAGGATATTCACGGAACGCAAAGCGGACCCGGTCGCCATAGTTCTCCCGAATTTTCCTGGCTGACACTTCAGCCTGGCGGCAGGCCGGGCACTTGAAATCCCCAAATTCAACGATGGTGACTTTGGCGTTCGGGTCGCCATAGAAATGGGTGTCGGGACGAACAAGGTGGTTCCTGACTGCCTGGTTCGAAGGAGGCTTCGGCGGAGGCATGCTGCCGTGCGAGGTGAGAATGATAAAGGCGGGTACCCCCAGCACAAAAGCGAACAGGATGAGGGCGAAATTCCGCTGCACCAGAGAGAGCGCCTGGGCGGGTTCCAGAGACTTCGGCGGGTGCGAACGGTCCGCGATGGACAGAATGAAAATTGCAGTCACCAGCAGAGCGGACAGCACACACCACATGCACCACGAATGCAGCACGAAAGCTTCAATCCCGGTGAGATAGACCGAAAAAAGAAATCCCGCGCCTGCAACTACCATCACAACGTGTTGCGTAAGGCGGACATAGGTACTCGGCAACAAAGGGTAAAGGAAAAGCAACAACACCAGGAAGGCATACATGAACACGCCGTATATGGGCACCGGCAGGCCGCCAAGGTGGGAGTACGCGCTGGCGCGAACGGCATCGCAGCCTCCTCCCATGCAAACCATGGGGTGGGCTGGCGAGGTGTATTCCCACAGGAGATAGATAGAGTCAAACAGCCCAACAAGGCTTAGAACCATCAGCAAGATTTTTCGCATTGTCCTCTGTCCTACGGCGCCTGGGTCCGGTGGGACTCAGACGGTCCTTTATTTGCCTTGGGTGTTGCCCCATAAACCACTGGCGGGCAGCGCCTCCAGTCTGAGCAAGCACACCCCTAAGAGTATAAAGCCAAGCTTCGCCCCGCGAAACCTCTACGGCGAGGTTCTCCGCAAATGCATGGGATTGGCCGGCCCCCGGCCCCGGCCGAGCGGAAGACCTTCGCGGATGGCGGCGGTCACGAAGTCCTTGGCCAGGGCCACGCTCTGCCGCACCGTGTTCCCCTTTGCCAGACCTGATGCTAGGGCTGAGGCAAAGATGCAGCCCGTCCCGTGGGTATTTTGCGTTGCGATGCGGGGCAAACGAAACTCGACAAACTCATGCCCGTCAAAAAGCACATCCACGGCCCTCGTGCCTTCCGAATGCCCGCCTTTAACCA
This region includes:
- a CDS encoding thioredoxin domain-containing protein: MRKILLMVLSLVGLFDSIYLLWEYTSPAHPMVCMGGGCDAVRASAYSHLGGLPVPIYGVFMYAFLVLLLFLYPLLPSTYVRLTQHVVMVVAGAGFLFSVYLTGIEAFVLHSWCMWCVLSALLVTAIFILSIADRSHPPKSLEPAQALSLVQRNFALILFAFVLGVPAFIILTSHGSMPPPKPPSNQAVRNHLVRPDTHFYGDPNAKVTIVEFGDFKCPACRQAEVSARKIRENYGDRVRFAFREYPLVNVHAESEKAAEAAECAGQQGKFWQAVDMFYDHQEDLTLPAINRYAGEMGLDSQKFVACLQKGEMASRVDQDLMDGRALGVHATPTFFINGQMTVGPMPYPTFAQLVENELKIAAVEGSAPDGGPKLAEPASAPAEKNKASQKSVPSQTPSKTSTDTMPVLGGTSNLLAGYQNSAAACSEDEAKKRQPKMIGTSQAQKLYDANSQALFVDVRTASDFQAGHIPGALNMPIDSFEQQWTRLPKNKMIVLYQGGESGGDICAFSRSAGRILLAQGFPFGDVNVYRDGLTGWKKAGLPVKQ